Within the Caldilineales bacterium genome, the region CCTTCAGATCCGGCCCCACCAGTTTGCCGCCGCCGATGGTGTGGCAGGCCGTGCACTTCTGCGTGAAGATGGCCTCGCCCTCGCCGCCCGATTGGGCCGGCGGCGCCGCCTGGAGCGAGCGTGGCTGAATCAGCGCCAACAGGATCAAGCCGACCAGCGTCAGCCTCGCAACGGAACCTGGGGATTTCAGTGACATCGATCGTACCTCCATGGGGCGGATGCTCAGCAGCCGTGTTTCTCGTCCTCGCGAATGGCGCTGATCAGGTCGAGGCTACTGGCCGGCCAGGTTTGTGCGGCAAAGACGCGCAGCGTAGGCTGGGCCAGACCGGTCTTGATCACTCGCAGGCCAGGGAAACGCTCCATCAGCGTCGCGGTCAGGGTCATCAGGGCATTGTTGTCCGGGCGTTCGTCGGCCAGAACTACCACGTCGGGCGCGGCCTGCAGAACGGAGTCACAGGTGTTGTCGTCCAGCGCCACCGGGCCTATCACCTCGATGTCGCCGGCGGTGTGCAACAACAACTCCAGGCTCTCGCCAAACAACGTCTTTGAGCAGACCAGGAGAACGCGACGGCTGTTCACGGCAAACTCTCAATCCTTGGTCGCAGGACGACTGCGAAAGCGTCGGGCGCAGTTGACTGATTTGTGGTATAGGCCCAAGAATACAGGAAGATGCCGCCCGTCGCATCCCTCTTCAAGCCGGGTGAGGAACTAATTTGGAGCGATCTTGGTGGGGCGCAGGCGCGGGTGCGAACTAGTTCTGCGGCGCCAGCGCCAAGCATGGGTCACGACCCCCCGCCTTTCCCCTGCCCCCGATACTGCTGAGGCTCGTAGTTCTGCGCAAACCCCTGGGGGCCGCATGCGCGGCGGCCGCCTCAAATCGCCTGCCCTTTGAACTGGCTCATGTACAAGTGGTGATAGAACCCGCGCTGATCCAGCAATTGCTGATGCGTGCCCGTCTCCACGATGCAGCCATCGTTGATCACCAGCACCTGATCGGCGTCGCGAATGGTGCTCAGCCGGTGGGCGATGACGAAACTCGTGCGCCCCGCCATCAACCGCAACAAGGCCTTTTGAATCCGGGCCTCGGTGCGAGTGTCGACGCTGCTGGTGGCTTCGTCAAGAATGAGAATGCCCGGATCCGCCAAAATGGCGCGGGCGATGCTCAACAACTGGCGCTGGCCCTGGCTGAGATTGCTGGCGCGCTCAGAAAGCTGGGTGTGATAACCATCCGCCAACTGGCGGATGAAATGATCGGCGTCCGCGAGGCGGGCCGCTTCCATGCATTCCTCATCGGTGGCGTCCAGACGGCCAAAGCGGATGTTTTCGAGCACGGTGTCGGCAAACAGAAACGTATCTTGCAGCACCAGCCCCAGCGCTCGCCTCAGGTCGTCCTTCTTGATGTCGCGGATGTCGACTCCATCGATGGTGATCTGCCCAGTCTGAACCTCGTAAAATCGGGTCAGCAAGTTGATAATGGTGGTCTTGCCGGCGCCGGTGGGACCCACCAGCGCCACCGTCGCGCCGGGTTTGGCTTCCAGGGTCATGTCTTTGATGATAGGCGTGCCGGGCTCGTACGCGAACCCTACGTGTGCAAATTGCACGCGCCCGCGCAGCGCCGTCAGCGGGGCGGCGTCGGGGGCATCGCCCACTTCGGTGGCTGTGTCCAACACTTCGAACACCCGCTCCGCCCCAGCCAATGCCGCCTGGATGGCGTTGTACATGTTCGCCAGTTGGCGCAAGGGCTGGATGAAGTTCTGGCCATAGATGATGAAGGTGGCGATGATGCCCACGCTCACTAACCCGCGCAGTGCCAGCCACCCGCCCAAACTCGCCAGCACGATCACGAAGAAGTTGCCCAGCACATTGGTCAGCGGCATGAGCAGCAAAGCGTAGTTGTTGGCATAGACGCCGGCGCGAAACACCTCGGCGTTGCGCTGGCGAAAGGCTGCCGTCACCGACTCGTGGCGCCGAAAGGCCTTCACCACCTTCTGACCGCTGATCGATTCCTCCATCACGCCGTTCAGCGCCCCCAGGCTGCGCTGCAAATCGCGGAAGCCGCGACGGGTGTAGCGAGCCACAAATTCGGTGAACCAGAACATGATCGGCACCACCAGCACCGCCGCCAGCGCCAGCCACCGGTCCAACGCAAACATGGCGATGAGAATGCCGGCCAATGACAGCACGCTGGCCACCAACGTTACCACATTCTGCGACACGGCTTGATTGATGGCGTCGATGTCGTTCGTCAGACGGCTCATCAGCTCGCCGGCCGGGTTGCGGTCGAAAAAGCGCAGCGGCAACTCCTGCAGGTGCGCGAACAAGTCTTGCCGCAATTGCTTCAGCGCCCGCTGCGAGATGTCGGCCATCACCCACCCGGCAACGCCCTGAAACACATTGTTCAGCAGATAGACCGCCAGCATCAACCCGGCAAGGCGACCCAACCCGGCCAATTGCCTCGGCGCAATGTAGCGGTCGATGGCGACGCCCATCAAGTAGGGGCCGATCAACCCCAGCACGGTGTAGATCAGCACACACGCGATCACGAAAATCAACGATTTCCGGAATGCCCTGAGGTATGGCAGCAGACGCACGAGCGCATGGCGCGGGTCTTGAGCCTTCTCGATCCGGCCCACCGCCGCCGGACGCCGCGGCTGCAACGAACTGCGCGCATCCACACCACCATGCCCCGGCAGGCGCTCCGTCATGGCGCCGGCCTCCCCGCCGCTGGCCCCGGCTCGACCACCGGCCCGCTGCCGAGCTGCGACTCGTAGATCTCTTGATAGATCGGGCACGTCCGCATCAATTCCTGATGCGTCCCTTCACCAACGATGCGGCCGTCCTCCAGCACGACGATCTTGTCGGCGTTCAGCACAGTGCTGATGCGCTGCGCCACCACCAGGCTGGTGTGCTGGCCCATTTGCGCCTTGAGTGCATCCTGAATCTTGGTCTCGGTCTCCACATCCACCGAGCTCGTGCTATCATCGAGGATGAGGATGCGAGGCCGCGTGAGCAGCGCGCGGGCGATGGCAATGCGCTGCTTCTGGCCGCCCGAAAGGTTCACACCGCGCTCCTCGATGTGCGTGTCGTAGCCTTTGGGCAAGGCCAGGATGAAGTCGTGGGCCTGCGCAGCCGTGGCAGCAGCAAACACCTCTTCGTCGCTGGCATCGGGGACGCCATAGCGAATGTTGTCGCGCACGGCGCCACTGAACAACACCGTCTCTTGAGGCACGATAGCGATCTGCTGCAGCAACGAGTCTTGTTGCAGGTCGCGCACGTCGATATCGTCCACCAGCACGCGGCCCGCTGTCGTGTCGTAGAAACGCGGCACCAGGTTGACCAGCGAAGATTTGCCGGCGCCCGTCGCCCCCAAAATCGCCACCGTCTGCCCCGGCTCGACTGCCAGGCTGATCCCGCGCAGCACCGGCTCTTGCCCGTGACCATCGTAATGGAAGACCGCGCGGTCCAAGGCGATGCGGCCGAGGCTGG harbors:
- a CDS encoding ABC transporter ATP-binding protein/permease, translated to MPDLSRDLRVAARQRAGGRAGASGGEAGAMTERLPGHGGVDARSSLQPRRPAAVGRIEKAQDPRHALVRLLPYLRAFRKSLIFVIACVLIYTVLGLIGPYLMGVAIDRYIAPRQLAGLGRLAGLMLAVYLLNNVFQGVAGWVMADISQRALKQLRQDLFAHLQELPLRFFDRNPAGELMSRLTNDIDAINQAVSQNVVTLVASVLSLAGILIAMFALDRWLALAAVLVVPIMFWFTEFVARYTRRGFRDLQRSLGALNGVMEESISGQKVVKAFRRHESVTAAFRQRNAEVFRAGVYANNYALLLMPLTNVLGNFFVIVLASLGGWLALRGLVSVGIIATFIIYGQNFIQPLRQLANMYNAIQAALAGAERVFEVLDTATEVGDAPDAAPLTALRGRVQFAHVGFAYEPGTPIIKDMTLEAKPGATVALVGPTGAGKTTIINLLTRFYEVQTGQITIDGVDIRDIKKDDLRRALGLVLQDTFLFADTVLENIRFGRLDATDEECMEAARLADADHFIRQLADGYHTQLSERASNLSQGQRQLLSIARAILADPGILILDEATSSVDTRTEARIQKALLRLMAGRTSFVIAHRLSTIRDADQVLVINDGCIVETGTHQQLLDQRGFYHHLYMSQFKGQAI